Proteins found in one Gadus macrocephalus chromosome 23, ASM3116895v1 genomic segment:
- the shrprbck1r gene encoding ranBP-type and C3HC4-type zinc finger-containing protein 1 isoform X2, whose amino-acid sequence MSSSSGGWTETVSPDPSASLPGFEASRSTLEGHTVLMSVRVSVCHSGIRPLCLPGAGEESLYLQLSMDPGKSGEFRLSLRDSSGTARSVTIADFDLRTVNYEVKSPKCHELSLAAPPHDKMSFNFRCEQEAQEWATVVVSSLREAQRVAEALSSNDPLVPMETPGSESLIALQCTEDSCVELSRAIEVGDVSVASSLAAALARQNAALRIRPAPQSGPDQELRLAVVVEDCSSSCSVMVKVFPHSTIAAIKQQVFLEYGFPPRVQRWVIGQCLCADQRSLASYGVRRDGDTAYLYLLSSRTARLSPQPANLDQEGTIGASWSQGHLASSTLPPRLGPGSSPGTAGLSAGTERENISEIRELINLEMPQLGEALSIGRVASGTQGWPCPSCTYINKPTRPGCEICSTGRPEGYAIPGAYRPDHLELRRIQQEKDAVRQYQQAREAERRENFARLVQLDGQEVVCNPEAVDCRICYADLRPGQGVLLRECLHCFCRECLRSVIMLCEDPEVACPYRDETYSCSCTLQEREIKALVSGEEYGRWLQRGLQVAESRCEGSYHCATADCPGWCVYEDTVNVFHCPVCRQHNCLLCKAIHEGMNCKQYQDDLTSRAINDSAARRTRDLLKTLVQSGEAMHCPQCGIIVQKKEGCDWLRCTVCHTEICWVTRGPRWGPGGPGDNSGGCHCNINKQKCHPKCQNCH is encoded by the exons ATGTCGTCGAGTTCAGGCGGGTGGACCGAGACCGTGAGCCCGGACCCGTCTGCTTCGCTACCCGGCTTTGAGGCCTCGCGGTCCACCCTGGAGGGTCACACAGTCCTGATGTCGGTTCGGGTATCGGTGTGCCACTCTGGTATCCGACCGCTGTGTCTGCCAGGAGCGGGCGAGGAGTCGCTATATTTACAACTCAGCATGGACCCTGGGAAGTCCGGGGAATTCCGACTCTCGCTCCGGGACAGCAGCGGAACTGCCCGAAGTGTG ACCATCGCCGATTTTGACCTGCGGACAGTGAACTACGAGGTGAAGTCGCCCAAGTGCCATGAGCTCAGCCTGGCCGCCCCCCCTCACGACAAGATGAGCTTCAACTTCCGCTGTGAGCAGGAGGCCCAGGAGTGGGCCACCGTGGTGGTCTCGTCACTAAGAGAAGCGCAAAGGG TGGCCGAGGCCTTGTCCTCGAATGACCCCCTGGTTCCCATGGAGACGCCAGGGTCTGAGAGCTTGATAGCCCTGCAGTGCACAG AGGACTCGTGTGTGGAGCTGAGCAGAGCTATCGAGGTGGGGGACGTGTCGGTGGCCTCCAGCCTCGCTGCCGCCCTGGCCCGGCAGAACGCGGCTCTGAGGATCCGCCCCGCGCCCCAGAGCGGCCCGGACCAGGAGCTCCG CTTGGCTGTTGTAGTGGAGGAttgttcctcttcctgttccgTCATGGTCAAAGTCTTCCCCCACTCCACTATTGCAGCCATTAAACAGCAG GTCTTCCTGGAGTACGGGTTCCCCCCGAGGGTCCAGCGCTGGGTGATCGGCCAGTGCCTGTGCGCTGACCAGCGCTCCCTCGCCTCGTACGGCGTGCGTCGGGACGGCGACACGGCCTACCTTTACCTGCTGTCGTCACGCACCGCCCGCCTGTCGCCTCAGCCAGCCAACCTCGACCAGgagggcaccatcggggcctcCTGGTCGCAGGGTCATCTGGCCTCCAGCACTCTGCCTCCCAGACTGGGCCCCGGCAGCAGCCCAG GAACGGCTGGTCTTTCAGCGGGaaccgagagagagaatatCTCTGAAATCAGAGAGCTCATCAATTTGGAAATGCCTCAACTTGGTGAAGCACTGAGCATCGGCAGAGTAGCATCAGGCACACAg GGTTGGCCCTGCCCCTCCTGCACCTACATCAACAAGCCCACCCGCCCGGGCTGTGAGATCTGCAGCACGGGCCGCCCCGAGGGCTACGCCATCCCGGGGGCTTACCGGCCAGACCACCTGGAGCTCAGACGCATCCAACAGGAGAAGGACGCCGTCAGACAGTACCAACAG GCCAGGGAGGCGGAGCGCAGGGAGAACTTTGCCCGGCTGGTGCAGTTGGATGGTCAGGAGGTGGTGTGCAACCCTGAGGCAGTAGACTGTAGGATCTGCTATGCGGACCTCCGGCCCGGCCAGGGTGTGCTGCTCAGGGAGTGTCTCCACTGCTTCTGCCG AGAGTGCTTGCGCTCTGTGATCATGCTATGTGAGGACCCAGAGGTGGCGTGTCCCTACAGAGACGAGACGTACTCCTGCTCCTGCACCCTGCAGGAGCGAGAGATCAAAGCT CTGGTGTCCGGGGAGGAGTACGGCCGCTGGCTGCAGCGCGGCCTGCAGGTGGCGGAGTCGCGCTGCGAGGGCAGCTACCACTGCGCCACGGCGGACTGTCCCGGCTGGTGCGTGTACGAGGACACGGTCAACGTCTTCCACTGCCCCGTCTGCCGCCAGCACAACTGCCTGCTCTGCAAG GCGATCCACGAGGGCATGAACTGTAAGCAGTACCAGGACGACCTCACGTCCAGAGCCATAAACGACTCAGCGGCCAGACGCACCAGAGATCTGCTCAAG ACCCTGGTGCAGTCGGGGGAGGCCATGCACTGTCCTCAGTGTGGCATCATTGTCCAGAAGaaggagggctgtgattggctgcgcTGCACTGTCTGTCACACTGAGATTTGCTGGGTGACCAGGGGGCCACGCTGGGGCCCCGGG GGTCCCGGGGACAACAGCGGGGGATGCCATTGCAACATCAACAAGCAGAAGTGCCACCCCAAATGTCAGAACTGCCACTAG
- the shrprbck1r gene encoding ranBP-type and C3HC4-type zinc finger-containing protein 1 isoform X1: MSSSSGGWTETVSPDPSASLPGFEASRSTLEGHTVLMSVRVSVCHSGIRPLCLPGAGEESLYLQLSMDPGKSGEFRLSLRDSSGTARSVCSFPHVQTIADFDLRTVNYEVKSPKCHELSLAAPPHDKMSFNFRCEQEAQEWATVVVSSLREAQRVAEALSSNDPLVPMETPGSESLIALQCTEDSCVELSRAIEVGDVSVASSLAAALARQNAALRIRPAPQSGPDQELRLAVVVEDCSSSCSVMVKVFPHSTIAAIKQQVFLEYGFPPRVQRWVIGQCLCADQRSLASYGVRRDGDTAYLYLLSSRTARLSPQPANLDQEGTIGASWSQGHLASSTLPPRLGPGSSPGTAGLSAGTERENISEIRELINLEMPQLGEALSIGRVASGTQGWPCPSCTYINKPTRPGCEICSTGRPEGYAIPGAYRPDHLELRRIQQEKDAVRQYQQAREAERRENFARLVQLDGQEVVCNPEAVDCRICYADLRPGQGVLLRECLHCFCRECLRSVIMLCEDPEVACPYRDETYSCSCTLQEREIKALVSGEEYGRWLQRGLQVAESRCEGSYHCATADCPGWCVYEDTVNVFHCPVCRQHNCLLCKAIHEGMNCKQYQDDLTSRAINDSAARRTRDLLKTLVQSGEAMHCPQCGIIVQKKEGCDWLRCTVCHTEICWVTRGPRWGPGGPGDNSGGCHCNINKQKCHPKCQNCH; encoded by the exons ATGTCGTCGAGTTCAGGCGGGTGGACCGAGACCGTGAGCCCGGACCCGTCTGCTTCGCTACCCGGCTTTGAGGCCTCGCGGTCCACCCTGGAGGGTCACACAGTCCTGATGTCGGTTCGGGTATCGGTGTGCCACTCTGGTATCCGACCGCTGTGTCTGCCAGGAGCGGGCGAGGAGTCGCTATATTTACAACTCAGCATGGACCCTGGGAAGTCCGGGGAATTCCGACTCTCGCTCCGGGACAGCAGCGGAACTGCCCGAAGTGTG TGTTCATTTCCCCACGTTCAGACCATCGCCGATTTTGACCTGCGGACAGTGAACTACGAGGTGAAGTCGCCCAAGTGCCATGAGCTCAGCCTGGCCGCCCCCCCTCACGACAAGATGAGCTTCAACTTCCGCTGTGAGCAGGAGGCCCAGGAGTGGGCCACCGTGGTGGTCTCGTCACTAAGAGAAGCGCAAAGGG TGGCCGAGGCCTTGTCCTCGAATGACCCCCTGGTTCCCATGGAGACGCCAGGGTCTGAGAGCTTGATAGCCCTGCAGTGCACAG AGGACTCGTGTGTGGAGCTGAGCAGAGCTATCGAGGTGGGGGACGTGTCGGTGGCCTCCAGCCTCGCTGCCGCCCTGGCCCGGCAGAACGCGGCTCTGAGGATCCGCCCCGCGCCCCAGAGCGGCCCGGACCAGGAGCTCCG CTTGGCTGTTGTAGTGGAGGAttgttcctcttcctgttccgTCATGGTCAAAGTCTTCCCCCACTCCACTATTGCAGCCATTAAACAGCAG GTCTTCCTGGAGTACGGGTTCCCCCCGAGGGTCCAGCGCTGGGTGATCGGCCAGTGCCTGTGCGCTGACCAGCGCTCCCTCGCCTCGTACGGCGTGCGTCGGGACGGCGACACGGCCTACCTTTACCTGCTGTCGTCACGCACCGCCCGCCTGTCGCCTCAGCCAGCCAACCTCGACCAGgagggcaccatcggggcctcCTGGTCGCAGGGTCATCTGGCCTCCAGCACTCTGCCTCCCAGACTGGGCCCCGGCAGCAGCCCAG GAACGGCTGGTCTTTCAGCGGGaaccgagagagagaatatCTCTGAAATCAGAGAGCTCATCAATTTGGAAATGCCTCAACTTGGTGAAGCACTGAGCATCGGCAGAGTAGCATCAGGCACACAg GGTTGGCCCTGCCCCTCCTGCACCTACATCAACAAGCCCACCCGCCCGGGCTGTGAGATCTGCAGCACGGGCCGCCCCGAGGGCTACGCCATCCCGGGGGCTTACCGGCCAGACCACCTGGAGCTCAGACGCATCCAACAGGAGAAGGACGCCGTCAGACAGTACCAACAG GCCAGGGAGGCGGAGCGCAGGGAGAACTTTGCCCGGCTGGTGCAGTTGGATGGTCAGGAGGTGGTGTGCAACCCTGAGGCAGTAGACTGTAGGATCTGCTATGCGGACCTCCGGCCCGGCCAGGGTGTGCTGCTCAGGGAGTGTCTCCACTGCTTCTGCCG AGAGTGCTTGCGCTCTGTGATCATGCTATGTGAGGACCCAGAGGTGGCGTGTCCCTACAGAGACGAGACGTACTCCTGCTCCTGCACCCTGCAGGAGCGAGAGATCAAAGCT CTGGTGTCCGGGGAGGAGTACGGCCGCTGGCTGCAGCGCGGCCTGCAGGTGGCGGAGTCGCGCTGCGAGGGCAGCTACCACTGCGCCACGGCGGACTGTCCCGGCTGGTGCGTGTACGAGGACACGGTCAACGTCTTCCACTGCCCCGTCTGCCGCCAGCACAACTGCCTGCTCTGCAAG GCGATCCACGAGGGCATGAACTGTAAGCAGTACCAGGACGACCTCACGTCCAGAGCCATAAACGACTCAGCGGCCAGACGCACCAGAGATCTGCTCAAG ACCCTGGTGCAGTCGGGGGAGGCCATGCACTGTCCTCAGTGTGGCATCATTGTCCAGAAGaaggagggctgtgattggctgcgcTGCACTGTCTGTCACACTGAGATTTGCTGGGTGACCAGGGGGCCACGCTGGGGCCCCGGG GGTCCCGGGGACAACAGCGGGGGATGCCATTGCAACATCAACAAGCAGAAGTGCCACCCCAAATGTCAGAACTGCCACTAG